The Oscillospiraceae bacterium genome contains the following window.
TGTTGACGGTTGCGGGCGGGCGGCCCACAAGCCTTGCAATCTCAGCGCTCTCTTTGTGCTCCAAAAAGTACAGGACGGCGATTTTTCCGTAGGGCTCGCGCAGGGTGCGCACAAGCTGCTCCAGCTCTGCGGCACCGGCGCGCGCCAGCACGCTTTCCGCCGGGTCATCGGCATCGGTGCCGGGGGCGCCGCGCGGCTCCGGCATGGCATCGTCACCCGGGGCCTCCACCCTGCGCACCCATGCGCTTTTCAGGTGGTCCTTGCATTTGTTGGCCGCCACCCGCACAAGCCACTGCTTATAATACTGCGGCTCGCACCGGTCTATGGCCGAGAACGCCGAGAGAAAGGTGTCCTGGGTCAGATCCTCCGCGGTGTGGGGGTCATGAACAAACTGCAGGCAGACTGTGTAGATCAGTCTTTGGTACTGCTGCATCAGCCCGGTAAATTCCTCATTTGTCAGCGCCCACACCTCCTTTGCTTTGTCCTTCTGTATACTAAAACGAATTCCCCAGCGCCGATATTGCAAGCGCGGGGGAAAAATTTTAATAAATAATAGATAAAAGATAATAGATAATAAAAATGGTAAATCACGGCGCTGACGCACCGCTAAAAAATACTCGTAGGGGCGTGGTTCTACTCCACCCGGAAAGTCTGCCTCTAGGCGAACGTTCGCGGGCGGAGCAGAGCCCCGCCCCTACGTTTTTCGTTTTCGACCCAAGGGAGAAAACTCCACCAATTTTATTATCTTTTATCTATTATCTTTTATCTTTTTAAAATTTCATATCCAGCTCCACCGGGCAGTGGTCGCTGCCCATCACATCCATCAGGATCGCAGCGGTCTGGATTTTGTCGGCAATGCGGTCGCTGACCAGAAAATAGTCGATACGCCAGCCCGCGTTGCGCTCCCGCGCGCGGAACCGCATGCTCCACCAGCTATACATGCCTGTGGCATCGGGGTGCAGGCGGCGGAAGGAATCGGTAAAGCCTGCCGCCAGCAGCTCGTCCAGCTTGCCGCGCTCCTGATCGCTGAAGCCCGCCGCGCCGCGGTTGGGGCCGGGATTCTTCAGGTCGATGTTCTCATGCGCCACATTCAGATCTCCGCAAAGAATGACCGGCTTTTCGGCGTCAAGCCTCTGCAGGTAGCGGCGCAGATCATCCTCCCACTGCATACGGTAGTCGATGCGCGCCAGCTCGTTCTGGGCGTTGGGAACATAGAGGTTGACAAGGTAGAAATCCGGGTATTCCAGCGTGATGGCGCGGCCCTCATGGTTATGGACATCCTCGTCCAGACCGTACCGCACGCTGAGCGCCGGTGTTTTGGCCCAGACAGCCGTGCCGGAGTAGCCCTTTTTATCGGCGCTGTAGATGTACTCGGTGTAGCCCTCTGGCGCAAAGTCGGCCTGCCCGGGCTGCATTTTCGTTTCCTGAATGCAGAAAAAGTCCGCGTCCAGCGTGCGGAACACATCCTCAAAGCCTTTTTTAAGACAGGCGCGCAGGCCGTTGACATTCCAGCTGATGAATTTCATTGATAGACTCCTTTTTAAGCCTCCCCTGTCAAAGGGTGGCTTTATTTGCTATACCTTTTTCACTGCGCTCTTTTGCCATGCACCGCTGGCAAAGCGGATCACAAAGCAGGTCACACGGCAGATCCAGTC
Protein-coding sequences here:
- a CDS encoding sigma-70 family RNA polymerase sigma factor; the protein is MQQYQRLIYTVCLQFVHDPHTAEDLTQDTFLSAFSAIDRCEPQYYKQWLVRVAANKCKDHLKSAWVRRVEAPGDDAMPEPRGAPGTDADDPAESVLARAGAAELEQLVRTLREPYGKIAVLYFLEHKESAEIARLVGRPPATVNSQLWRAKLLLRQQILERRQRE
- a CDS encoding exodeoxyribonuclease III → MKFISWNVNGLRACLKKGFEDVFRTLDADFFCIQETKMQPGQADFAPEGYTEYIYSADKKGYSGTAVWAKTPALSVRYGLDEDVHNHEGRAITLEYPDFYLVNLYVPNAQNELARIDYRMQWEDDLRRYLQRLDAEKPVILCGDLNVAHENIDLKNPGPNRGAAGFSDQERGKLDELLAAGFTDSFRRLHPDATGMYSWWSMRFRARERNAGWRIDYFLVSDRIADKIQTAAILMDVMGSDHCPVELDMKF